The Pseudogulbenkiania sp. MAI-1 sequence CGAATTCTGCGGCATACTGCCGCTGGGCTTCGAGGTAAACGACCGGGTGGACGTGCTGTTGCGCCCGGACGACGTGCAGCATGACGACAGCAGTCCGATGACCGCCACGGTCGAATCCAAGGTGTTCCGTGGCGCCGAATTCCACTACACGCTGGTGCTGCCATCAGGCCAGCGTGTGCTGGCGCAGGTGCCGAGCCACCACAACCACGCCGTGGGCGAGCCGATCGGCATCCGCCTGGAGCTCGATCACCTGATCGCCTTCCATCACGGCGGATAGCCGATGCGTCCTAGCGGATGGCTCGGCTCTCCCGTCGATTTCCTGCTGGAAACGTTCGGCGATCCACCATAGTGGGATCGAGCCCTGGAGGGAGTGTGAAAAAAAAATGCGCTCAAGATGCGCCGAGATGGCGGCTTGCACCCTGTTTTGGGCGTCGAAAACGTTCTGAAACCATAAAAAAAGCATCGTTTCCCTGATCGGGAGCACGATGCTTTTTTTTTAAGCGGTCGGCATCGCGAGCGGCATGCCGCCGCTCGAAGCCTCGCTTTGGCCTGACTCAGCCCGCGAGCCAAGTGCCCGGATGGCGTTCCAGCCAGTTGCGGATGGCGCGGGCATCGCTGATGCGTGCCGAGGGGGCGTTGGCGGCCAGGAGCACGATGATCAATGGCTGGGAGCCGACGGTGGTCTGCAGCACCATGCAGCGTCCCGCTTCCTGGATGTAGCCGGTCTTTTGCAGGGAAATGTCCCAGTCGCCCGCGCGCACCAGCGAGTTGCTGTTCTTGTAATGGAGCAGCCGGCGCGAGCCCGATACGACGTCGTGTTCGTGCGTGGTGGAGAAGGTGCGGATCAGCGGGTAGTTGTTGGCGGCCCGCACCATGCGCGCCAGATCCATGGCGGTCGCGGTGTTGCGCACCTCGAGGCCGGTCGCATCGTAGAAGATCGTGTTGTGCATGCCGAGCGCGCGCGCCTTGCGGTTCATCTGCGCCACGAAGGCCTGGGTACCGCCGGGATAGGTACGGGCCAGTGCGGCGGCGGCGCGGTTTTCCGACGACATCAGCGCCAGCAACAACATCTCGCGGCGCGGCAGCGTGGTGCCCACGGCCAGACGTGACGAGGTGTTCTTCAGTCGGTCTATCTCGTTCTCGGTGATGGTGATCGGCTCATCCATCGACAGACCGGCATCCAGCGTGACCATCGCCGTCATCAGCTTGGTGATCGACGCGATCGGCAGCGGCAGATCGGTATTCTTCTGATACAAGGCTTCGCCATTGGCACCGTTGAGCACCAGCACCGAGTGCGACTTCAGATGCGGTGCGCTCGGCATATTGGCCGCAACCTGAATGCCCCGAATCCCTTGGCTTTCGGCGCTTGCGGCAAACGGCAGGGCCAATGCGGCGGCGACCAGCCAGCCCGCAAAATTCCTCAACATTATCAACTGCTCCCGTACGTCATGATGGGGTGGAACGAATACTTTTATTTTAAACAATCCGCCATGGCCTTGTGACGGTAAATTGCCAAAAAATACTGACCCGTCGGCACGACGGGAGTTTCTCTGCGCACTCTTGTAAAATGGACGTCTCAAGCGCCC is a genomic window containing:
- a CDS encoding serine hydrolase encodes the protein MLRNFAGWLVAAALALPFAASAESQGIRGIQVAANMPSAPHLKSHSVLVLNGANGEALYQKNTDLPLPIASITKLMTAMVTLDAGLSMDEPITITENEIDRLKNTSSRLAVGTTLPRREMLLLALMSSENRAAAALARTYPGGTQAFVAQMNRKARALGMHNTIFYDATGLEVRNTATAMDLARMVRAANNYPLIRTFSTTHEHDVVSGSRRLLHYKNSNSLVRAGDWDISLQKTGYIQEAGRCMVLQTTVGSQPLIIVLLAANAPSARISDARAIRNWLERHPGTWLAG